Proteins encoded within one genomic window of Argiope bruennichi chromosome 7, qqArgBrue1.1, whole genome shotgun sequence:
- the LOC129975879 gene encoding uncharacterized protein LOC129975879, producing the protein MASIPFASYSASKIHDHVKARQKFDESQHGESATKMFHHNAFGVEKMLQNYNNKLMNSIWGQYNLYAAHAFQKNNEGAHPIIDIFNIPQVKNLWEFRTAH; encoded by the exons ATGGCTTCCATTCCCTTTGCCTCGTACAGTGCTTCCAAAATTCACGATCACGTGAAAGCGAGGCAGAAATTTGATGAATCGCAACATGGAGAATCAGCTACTAAAATGTTCCATCACAACGCCTTtg GGGTTGAGAAAATGCTGCAAAACTACAACAACAAATTGATGAACAGCATTTGGGGACAGTACAACTTGTATGCTGCCCATGCCTTCCAGAAAAACAATGAGGGCGCGCACCCAATAATTGACATCTTCAACATCCCACAGGTCAA